The following coding sequences lie in one Paraburkholderia sp. FT54 genomic window:
- a CDS encoding abortive infection family protein, which translates to MAESSMVQLRFQMVGARAALADGPVAEAIEQQINAIESTLESVPDFAFDLSKTLVESVCKTVLADIGQPADPNWDAPKLLRETTNRLSLLPRSHPDPQKARESVEKTIRGLLQTIQGLCELRNNYGMASHGRDSYTARLDLRQATLAAQAADTIVSFLYRIHRDALIQAPGARVYYEDHADFNDAFDRDYEVVRFGRLELLPSRVLFHADGEAYKTALNEFIAERDGMNGGGDNANGASE; encoded by the coding sequence ATGGCTGAATCCTCGATGGTCCAGTTGCGCTTTCAGATGGTTGGTGCTCGCGCAGCACTTGCGGATGGCCCCGTTGCAGAGGCGATCGAGCAACAGATCAATGCGATCGAAAGCACACTAGAGAGTGTGCCCGACTTCGCATTTGATCTTTCAAAGACGTTGGTCGAATCGGTGTGCAAGACCGTCCTTGCCGATATCGGCCAGCCTGCCGATCCCAACTGGGATGCCCCAAAGTTATTGCGCGAGACAACTAATCGGCTGTCTCTCCTTCCTCGCAGCCACCCAGATCCGCAAAAGGCACGTGAATCCGTCGAGAAGACGATACGCGGGCTATTGCAGACAATCCAAGGACTCTGCGAACTCCGGAACAACTACGGGATGGCGTCACATGGGCGGGATAGCTATACCGCCAGGCTCGACCTCCGACAGGCCACGCTTGCGGCTCAGGCTGCGGATACCATCGTGTCATTCCTATACCGCATTCACCGCGACGCATTGATTCAGGCTCCTGGTGCACGCGTTTACTATGAAGATCATGCGGATTTTAATGATGCTTTCGATCGCGATTATGAGGTCGTCAGATTCGGCCGACTGGAGTTGCTGCCAAGTCGCGTACTGTTCCACGCAGACGGTGAGGCGTACAAGACAGCATTGAACGAGTTCATTGCCGAGCGAGATGGAATGAACGGCGGCGGCGACAATGCGAACGGGGCATCGGAATGA